The DNA window AATTTACAAGTATTTTTGCATTTTGCATTGTAATTTTGATATTTGCATTTTGATATTTACATTAAAGTTCTTCTTGCTATCGCTCTCCCCAAAAGAGGAACCTATTTATGAAAAAGCAATTAGGTTCACCTTCTGGCTTGCCAGAAGCGAGGCTAAAACCTCGCACTACAAATCTTTTTGTTGTTCAGAGAGATTCGGATTCATCTCGTTAGATAGTAAAACATCTAACAGGATTCATTCGTGATTATATATTCCCTCTGTGTTCTCTGTGGCTCTGTGGCTATATCCTGAACGGTTACGACGAAACGAGGGTGGCACCTGTTGAAACAATGGCTGAAACAGTTGGCACCGCCGTATTAGCTACAGTAATAACTTCATCTCCAGAACCTATATCTAATGATTTGAGGGCAAGAAAAAGACCATCTGTTTTACTATTGACACCAATTCCAAATTCAACACCACAGTATCTGGCAAATTCTGTTTCAAACCTTTTAACATTCTCTCCAAGGATTAAAGAACCAGATTCTAATACCCTTTGAATTGCAAAATAAATTTCTTTTTTCTCATTTTCATACTCTTTAAGATAATTCCATACTTTAATTGACATTTTTACTCTCCAACTCTTAATATACCATACATATAAAATTATTGCAAGAGATTTTTAAGATGGGCAACAATTTTTATTGTAATTATTCACCGCAGAGGCACAGAGGACGCAGAAAAGATGAGTATAAATGAATGTAACTGTTCACCGCACAGACATAGAGACGCAGAGTGTCTCTGCGGTAAATTACCACTTGAACGGTTACACTGTGATTCAGACAGTAGACTATAGATATCAGACCTCAGACTAAAGCGGGCAGAAATTGCAGAAGGATGTTGGAAGAGTTGG is part of the bacterium genome and encodes:
- a CDS encoding DegT/DnrJ/EryC1/StrS family aminotransferase, with protein sequence MSIKVWNYLKEYENEKKEIYFAIQRVLESGSLILGENVKRFETEFARYCGVEFGIGVNSKTDGLFLALKSLDIGSGDEVITVANTAVPTVSAIVSTGATLVSS